From a single Salvelinus namaycush isolate Seneca chromosome 14, SaNama_1.0, whole genome shotgun sequence genomic region:
- the snphb gene encoding syntaphilin, protein MSAPAPSTRRSVSGSRRRTAAPVSNRDPYGNASLSSSSTNSGSCKGSDCSPTKGRNMKAYASCTDNHGIRPPPPEQYLTPLQQKEVCIRHLRARLKESVDRLQDRDSEIDALKTQLCRMQEDWVEEECHRVEAQLALKEAHREIQQLKEVVDVVRTNLSSSDSTDTGIQKYFQDINVQNHKLETLLLSMELAQNGVAKEQEAAAARGSLCGSCDGSPARSLTHSSTYTKLSDHALGDKNGNGLSGEENHDSGFVCCGESHSAASSHRADLLLEAAFLSEETASLLSTYSHLSPSSTYEKLCTGQDRVVPLRCAMGGTGSTNHSCLSHHHLYLHHLREQAVQTESCPIPVGLGYASDLDTIAERTFRSQACSPTSTWVSDEGDDLDSVTMTSVTMTTLTATTAEPAPGTPLASSASVSCAVDMASLSVKEDGKMVGELERHIEVVVEGAVGMVEVGKQQEEEEVGLVQLCKQEEVKVLGLVGEGKQREVRELDLYNQREEVLEVKNQREVEEVRSVEVEERPHTSQPRSSSLQKIAGVTVVEVDDDDEEAEVQGAVGGAEESTSSESGPAVKSYWSRHFLVDLLAVAVPVVPTVAWLCQGARRDGLPIYHFGSLLRGCCTVALSSLRRGGGVRHYPAGTGGGAMGGTEI, encoded by the exons gcgTAACATGAAGGCATACGCCTCATGTACAGATAACCATGGCATCCGCCCGCCTCCCCCAGAGCAGTACCTCACACCCCTGCAGCAGAAGGAGGTGTGTATCAGACACCTGCGGGCCCGCCTCAAGGAGTCAGTCGACAGGCTGCAGGACAG ggaCTCTGAGATCGATGCGTTGAAGACCCAGCTGTGTCGGATGCAGGAGGACTGGGTTGAAGAGGAGTGTCACCGCGTGGAGGCCCAACTAGCTCTGAAAGAGGCGCACAGGGAGATCCAGCAGCTCAAGGAAGTGGTGGACGTAGTGCGCACCAACCTCAGCTCCAGTGACTCCACCGACACCGGTATCCAGAAATACTTCCAGGACATCAACGTCCAGAACCACAAGCTGGAGACCCTGCTGCTCAGCATGGAGCTGGCTCAGAACGGGGTGGCCAAGGAGCAGGAGGCTGCTGCAGCAAGAGGA AGTCTGTGTGGGTCCTGTGACGGCTCCCCCGCCCGTTCTCTGACCCATAGCTCTACCTACACCAAGCTAAGCGACCATGCGCTGGGGGATAAGAACGGGAATGGCCTGTCAGGGGAGGAGAACCATGACAGCGGCTTTGTGTGCTGTGGGGAGAGTCACAGTGCAGCCAGCAGTCACAGGGCAGACTTACTCCTGGAGGCAGCCTTCCTATCTGAGGAGACAGCCTCACTGCTCAGCACCTACTCCCACCTGTCACCCTCCTCCACCTACGAGAAGCTGTGCACCGGGCAGGACAGGGTGGTGCCCCTGCGCTGTGCCATGGGTGGGACGGGCAGCACCAACCACTCCTGTCTGTCCCACCACCACCTGTACCTGCACCACCTCAGGGAGCAGGCCGTCCAGACAGAGAGCTGCCCCATCCCGGTGGGGTTGGGCTACGCCTCTGACCTGGACACCATCGCCGAGCGCACCTTCCGCTCTCAGGCCTGCAGCCCCACCTCCACCTGGGTCTCAGACGAGGGAGACGACCTGGACTCGGTTACCATGACGTCAGTCACCATGACAACCCTCACAGCTACAACAGCTGAGCCCGCTCCTGGTACTCCTTTAGCTAGCTCTGCCTCTGTCTCCTGTGCAGTGGATATGGCCTCCCTATCAGTGAAGGAGGATGGGAAGATGGTGGGAGAGTTGGAGAGGCATATAGAGGTAGTGGTGGAGGGCGCAGTGGGGATGGTAGAGGTAGGCaagcagcaggaggaggaggaggtggggttgGTACAGTTGTGTAAGCAGGAGGAGGTAAAGGTGCTGGGGTTGGTGGGGGAGGGGAAGCAGAGGGAGGTCAGGGAGTTAGATCTATATAATCAGAGGGAGGAGGTTTTGGAGGTGAAGAATCAGAGAGAGGTTGAGGAGGTGAGGTCAGTGGAGGTGGAGGAGCGGCCCCACACCTCCCAGCCCAGGAGCAGCTCGCTACAGAAGATAGCTGGGGTGACAGTGGTGgaggttgatgatgatgatgaagaggctGAGGTTCAGGGAGCAGTAGGGGGAGCAGAGGAGTCTACCTCTTCTGAGTCTGGACCTGCAGTGAAGAGCTACTGGAGCCGCCACTTCCTGGTGGACCTGCTGGCAGTGGCAGTGCCCGTGGTTCCCACGGTGGCATGGCTGTGCCAGGGGGCACGGCGCGATGGACTGCCAATTTACCACTTCGGCTCACTGCTGCGTGGCTGCTGCACAGTGGCCCTCTCCTCCCTGCGCAGGGGCGGGGGAGTCAGGCACTACCCCGCGGGCACAGGTGGGGGAGCCATGGGGGGCACAGAGATCTGA